A section of the Pseudomonas tritici genome encodes:
- the phhA gene encoding phenylalanine 4-monooxygenase codes for MKQTQYVAREPDAQGFIHYPPEEHAVWNTLITRQLKVIEGRACQEYLDGIDKLGLPLDRIPQLGEINKVLAETTGWQVARVPALIPFQTFFELLANKQFPVATFIRTREELDYLQEPDIFHEIFGHCPLLTNPWFAEFTHTYGKLGLAATKEQRVYLARLYWMTIEFGLVDTPEGRRIYGGGILSSPKETVYSLSSEPEHQAFDPLEAMRTPYRIDILQPLYFVLPNLKRLFEVAQEDIMGMVERGMQLGLHAPKFPPKPKAA; via the coding sequence ATGAAGCAGACGCAGTACGTGGCCCGCGAGCCCGATGCGCAAGGTTTTATCCATTACCCGCCAGAAGAACACGCGGTGTGGAACACCCTGATCACTCGTCAATTGAAAGTGATTGAAGGGCGCGCCTGCCAGGAATACCTGGACGGCATCGACAAGCTCGGCCTGCCCCTGGACCGAATCCCGCAATTGGGCGAGATAAACAAGGTGCTGGCCGAAACCACCGGCTGGCAAGTCGCCCGCGTGCCGGCGCTGATTCCCTTCCAGACGTTCTTCGAATTGCTCGCCAACAAGCAGTTTCCGGTGGCGACCTTTATTCGCACCCGCGAAGAACTGGATTACCTGCAAGAGCCGGACATTTTCCACGAGATCTTTGGCCATTGCCCGCTGCTGACCAACCCCTGGTTTGCCGAATTCACCCATACCTACGGTAAGCTCGGCCTGGCGGCCACCAAGGAGCAACGGGTGTACCTGGCGCGCTTGTACTGGATGACCATCGAGTTTGGCCTGGTGGATACACCCGAAGGTCGGCGCATCTACGGTGGCGGTATTCTGTCGTCGCCCAAGGAAACGGTGTACAGCCTGTCTTCCGAGCCTGAACACCAAGCCTTCGATCCGCTGGAGGCCATGCGCACGCCGTATCGCATCGATATCCTGCAACCGCTGTACTTCGTGCTGCCAAACCTCAAGCGCCTGTTCGAAGTCGCGCAGGAAGACATCATGGGCATGGTCGAGCGTGGCATGCAGCTGGGTCTGCACGCCCCAAAATTTCCACCGAAGCCCAAGGCTGCTTGA
- a CDS encoding 4a-hydroxytetrahydrobiopterin dehydratase: MTTLNQAHCEACRADAPQVSDEELPVLLKQIPDWNIEVRDGVMQLEKVFLFKNFKFALAFTNAMGEISEAEGHHPGLLTEWGKVTVTWWSHSIKGLHRNDFIMAARTDEVAKDAEGRK; encoded by the coding sequence ATGACCACCTTGAACCAAGCCCACTGCGAAGCCTGCCGCGCCGATGCCCCGCAAGTCAGCGATGAAGAACTGCCGGTGCTGCTCAAGCAGATCCCCGACTGGAACATCGAAGTCCGCGACGGCGTGATGCAGCTGGAAAAGGTTTTCCTGTTCAAGAACTTCAAATTTGCCCTGGCCTTCACCAACGCCATGGGTGAAATCTCCGAAGCCGAAGGCCATCACCCAGGCCTGCTCACCGAGTGGGGCAAAGTCACCGTGACCTGGTGGAGCCACTCCATCAAGGGCCTGCACCGCAACGACTTCATCATGGCCGCACGCACGGACGAAGTGGCCAAGGACGCCGAGGGCCGCAAGTAA
- a CDS encoding amino acid aminotransferase: MHFDAIGRVPGDPILGLMDLYAQDTNPNKFDLGVGVYKDDQGLTPIPHSVKLAEQRLVDTQTTKTYIGGHGNAAFGSLISELVLGAESALIRERRAGATQTPGGTGALRLSADFIAHNLPGRGVWLSNPTWPIHETIFAKAGIKVSHYPYVGADNRLDVAAMLTTLSSVPEGDVVLLHACCHNPTGFDLTQDDWRQVLQIVRERQLLPLIDFAYQGFGDGLEQDAWAVRLFAAELPEVLVTSSCSKNFGLYSDRVGALIVCAADAEKLTDVRSQLANTARNLWSTPPDHGAAVVATILGDAELKKRWSNEVEAMRSRIAHLRSGLVEALAPHGLSERFAHIGAQRGMFSYTGLSAEQVKQLREKHSVYMVSSGRANVAGIDATRLTLLAQAIADVSN; this comes from the coding sequence ATGCATTTCGATGCCATTGGCCGCGTGCCCGGCGACCCGATCCTCGGGCTGATGGACCTGTATGCCCAGGACACCAACCCGAACAAATTCGACCTGGGCGTGGGCGTCTACAAGGATGACCAGGGACTGACGCCGATTCCACACTCGGTGAAGTTGGCCGAGCAGCGCCTGGTGGACACGCAAACCACCAAGACCTACATCGGCGGCCACGGTAATGCTGCGTTCGGCTCGCTGATCAGCGAACTGGTGCTCGGCGCAGAGTCGGCGCTGATCCGTGAACGCCGCGCCGGCGCCACCCAGACCCCAGGCGGCACCGGCGCCCTGCGCCTGAGCGCCGACTTCATCGCGCACAATCTGCCCGGCCGTGGCGTATGGCTGAGCAACCCGACCTGGCCGATCCACGAAACCATTTTCGCCAAGGCCGGGATTAAGGTCAGCCATTACCCATACGTGGGTGCAGACAACCGCCTGGATGTGGCGGCGATGCTCACTACCCTGTCCAGCGTGCCAGAGGGCGATGTGGTGCTGTTGCATGCCTGCTGCCACAACCCGACCGGTTTCGACTTGACCCAGGATGATTGGCGCCAGGTGCTGCAGATTGTGCGTGAGCGCCAGTTGCTGCCGCTGATCGACTTCGCCTATCAGGGCTTTGGCGATGGCCTGGAGCAGGACGCCTGGGCCGTGCGCCTATTTGCGGCCGAGCTGCCGGAAGTGTTGGTCACCAGTTCCTGCTCGAAGAATTTTGGCCTGTACAGCGACCGTGTGGGCGCGTTGATCGTGTGTGCGGCGGATGCCGAGAAGTTGACGGATGTGCGCAGCCAGCTTGCTAACACGGCACGCAATCTGTGGTCGACGCCGCCGGATCACGGCGCAGCCGTGGTGGCCACGATTCTGGGCGATGCCGAGCTGAAAAAGCGATGGAGCAATGAAGTCGAAGCCATGCGCTCGCGGATCGCCCACCTGCGATCCGGGCTGGTGGAGGCGTTGGCGCCCCACGGTTTATCGGAGCGGTTTGCCCATATTGGGGCGCAGCGCGGGATGTTTTCCTATACCGGCTTGAGTGCCGAGCAGGTCAAGCAACTGCGGGAGAAGCACAGCGTGTACATGGTGAGTTCGGGGCGGGCTAACGTGGCGGGGATTGATGCGACGCGGTTGACGTTGCTGGCTCAAGCCATCGCCGACGTCTCCAACTGA
- a CDS encoding UDP-2,3-diacylglucosamine diphosphatase gives MTSAEFVKPSRKQRVRTLWISDVHLGTRDCQAEHLSQFLKGYHADKVYLVGDIIDGWKMRGGMYWPQAHTNVIRRLLTMAKRGTEVIYVTGNHDEFLRRYSKLILGNIQLVDEAVHVTADGRHLLVIHGDQFDVITRYHRWLAFLGDSAYEFTLTLNRWLNHWRARYGYGYWSLSAYLKHKVKTAVSFISDFEEAIAHEVTKRGLHGVVCGHIHHAEIRKVGEVDYLNCGDWVESCTALIEHWDGSIELYRLADAQAKEALLKAELVTS, from the coding sequence ATGACCAGTGCCGAGTTCGTCAAGCCCAGCCGTAAGCAACGGGTTCGTACCTTGTGGATTTCCGACGTGCACCTGGGCACCCGGGATTGCCAGGCCGAACATCTATCGCAGTTCCTCAAGGGCTACCACGCCGATAAGGTTTACCTGGTAGGCGACATCATCGACGGCTGGAAAATGCGCGGCGGCATGTATTGGCCCCAGGCCCACACCAACGTGATCCGCCGCTTGCTGACCATGGCCAAGCGCGGCACCGAGGTAATCTACGTCACCGGCAACCACGATGAATTCCTGCGCCGCTACTCCAAGCTGATCCTGGGCAATATCCAACTGGTGGATGAGGCGGTGCATGTGACTGCTGATGGCCGTCATCTGTTGGTGATCCATGGCGATCAGTTCGACGTGATCACCCGCTATCACCGTTGGTTGGCGTTTCTCGGCGACTCGGCCTATGAGTTCACTCTTACGCTGAACCGCTGGCTGAACCATTGGCGTGCACGGTATGGCTATGGCTATTGGTCGCTGTCGGCGTACCTCAAGCACAAGGTCAAGACGGCGGTGAGTTTCATCAGCGATTTCGAAGAAGCGATCGCCCACGAAGTGACCAAGCGCGGGTTGCATGGCGTGGTGTGCGGGCATATCCACCATGCGGAGATTCGTAAGGTGGGCGAGGTGGATTACCTCAACTGCGGGGATTGGGTGGAGTCGTGCACGGCGTTGATCGAGCACTGGGATGGGAGTATCGAGTTGTATCGGTTGGCGGATGCGCAGGCGAAAGAGGCACTGCTGAAGGCTGAACTGGTCACAAGTTAA
- a CDS encoding AraC family transcriptional regulator, with amino-acid sequence MSPTLTLRHYLDTPIAHSHDHAQLVFGLSGHLDFEVDGRGSQVRESSVMVLPFSAHHACGSRDGSRCLVLDVPTEHWVLQSLGEHADASRRLLDQPTRLALDSRQSQLVQWLAQSPVDDPLIVQQGAVLLLASLNHPLAQPLPGRRLPYEAFNAHIERHVAHPLQVADLARIADLSVARLHARFMAECGQTPMDYIRRRRLHMALDLLRKTPLPIGEIADRVGYTSQSAFAAAMLREFGASPGALRRNT; translated from the coding sequence ATGAGCCCCACTCTCACGCTACGCCACTACCTCGACACGCCCATCGCCCACAGCCATGACCATGCGCAATTGGTGTTCGGCCTGTCCGGGCACCTGGATTTCGAAGTGGACGGCCGTGGCAGCCAGGTGCGCGAAAGCAGCGTGATGGTGCTGCCCTTCTCCGCGCATCATGCCTGCGGCAGCCGCGATGGCAGCCGCTGCCTGGTGCTGGATGTGCCCACCGAGCATTGGGTGCTGCAATCGTTGGGCGAACATGCCGATGCCAGTCGCCGCCTGCTTGATCAACCCACGCGACTCGCCCTGGATTCGCGGCAAAGCCAACTGGTGCAATGGCTGGCGCAGAGCCCGGTGGATGATCCGCTGATCGTCCAGCAAGGCGCGGTGCTGTTGTTGGCCAGCCTCAATCACCCGCTGGCTCAACCGCTGCCGGGCCGGCGCCTGCCGTACGAGGCATTCAATGCGCATATCGAGCGCCACGTTGCACACCCGTTGCAGGTAGCCGACCTGGCGCGCATCGCAGACCTGTCGGTGGCGCGCTTGCACGCGCGGTTCATGGCGGAATGCGGGCAGACGCCAATGGACTATATCCGCCGCCGGCGCCTGCACATGGCCTTGGACCTGCTGCGCAAAACGCCGTTACCCATTGGTGAAATCGCCGATCGCGTGGGCTATACCTCGCAAAGCGCATTTGCGGCCGCGATGCTGCGCGAGTTTGGCGCCTCGCCGGGCGCATTGCGGCGCAACACGTAG